The genomic stretch GACGACTTGAGACCACCCGCTCACCTGATCATGTCGGAGATGGTCGCGTTGTGCATCGGAAGGTGTGTCGTTGCCTTGAGAGTCCTCTGCAATGAAGCAATGCTTCAAATGGGCAATCAATATTGAACGGGACGAGGAGAACAATGAACGGCCATCTCACTCCAATTGCTTAAGCTTCTTCCCCTATTGAATTGTTTGGCTCATAAGGTATCTGCGACAAAGCGAGACCCTACCCGCATTCGGAAACAAGGTGCGGACCGTTCCTTACATCTCTCGGCTCCTTCGTACCGGGACAGCCACCTTTTCTCAGCCACAGTGAACGTCTGGCATTGAATCTCAAAGACCTCACTTCGATCTCTATCAAGCAAACTCAGGGAAAGGCCGTATATGTTGCTGTTCAATCTCATATCATGACTTGGGAGGCAACATGGAACGTCCTCTTGGTCTTGGCTCTGGCAGCAATCGCCATtggactcctcctcctcctgacCCTCCCCTCGACATACTCCCATCAACAACCACGATTCATCAATGAGAACTTCTTCACGCCCGAAGACAAGAAAGATGCCCAAAAGTCGGGATACAGCTACTACCTCAAACACCGCGACTCCAACGGACACTACCGAGTCGACACGAGCATCCAAATCGTCGTCCTAGGTGACATCGGCCGAAGTCCACGCATGCAGTACCATGCCCTCTCTTTAGCATCCCACGGCGCAAGCGTCGACATGATCGGCTACGCCGGCGCAGAAGTCCACCCAGACATCCTCCGCAGTCGCTTCATCACCCTCGTCCCCATCAcacccctcccctccctcctccaagGCGGCAACAAAttcaccttcctcctcctcgcccccTTGAAAGTCCTCTGGCAAATCCTCTCCCTCTACTACACCCTCGCCTACCGCACCTCCCCTGCCAAATGGATGCTCATCCAAAACCCCCCTTCAATCCCCACCCTCGCCATCGCCCAaaccctctccttcctccgctCCACCCGCCTCGTAATCGACTGGCACAATTTCGGCTACtccatcctcgccctccgTCTCGGCCCCTCCCACCCTCTCGTCCGCCTCTCCGAACTCTACGAAGGCTTCTTCTCCCGACACGGCGTCCACGCGCACTTTGCCGTCACAAACGCCATGTGTCGCGTGCTGAAGTCAAAGTGGGATATTGCCGCCCTCCCGCTCCACGACCGACCAGCCGACATTTTCCAACCCCTCTCCGGCGCGCTGCGGACCCGCTTACTCGAACGTCTACCCGGAACCGCTGCCCACGCGGCGGATATCCTCGCTGGCCGGACCCGGTTGGTCGTTAGTTCCACCTCCTGGACTCCAGACGAGGACTtctccgtcctcctcgccgcatTAGTCCAATACTCCACCCTCGTGGACTCCGATCCCACCCTCCCCAACATCGTCGCCATCATCACCGGCCGCGGTCCCCAACGTGCCCAGTACCTCTCCCGAATCCAACACCTCACCGCCACCTCCCAACTCGCCCACTGCATCGTAACAACCGCCTGGCTTTCCCCCTCCGACTacgctctcctcctcggttCCGCGGACTTGGGCGTCAGTCTgcacacctcctcctcggggGTGGACTTACCGATGAAAGTCGTCGACATGTTCGGCACGGGGTTGCCGGTCGCGGGGTGGAGTAAATTCGAAGCTTGGCCGGAATTAGTGCAGGAAGGGGTGAATGGTTTGGGATTCGAGAGCGCGGAGGGGTTGAGGGATGTTTTGGTGGAGGTATTTGGCGGGGAAGGGGAGAGACTGTTTGAATTGAGGAGGGGCGCGATGAAGGAGGTTGAGAGGAGGTGGGGGGATGAGTGGATGCCTGTTGCTGGGAGGTTATTTCAATTGAGGTCGTGAGAGGGAGAGTGtctgtgtgtgtgtgtgagagagagagagagagaggaggggAGATGGAGCGTACGGATCGGGATCGGAATGAACCCCCGTCGCAGGGAAGACTACCTCCAACGCCAGACTCCGTTCCCGCCATCTTCGCCTGGCCTCAACGCGGTCTTAAACGAGCAAAGAACAGTGTAGGACACGGCTCAATACCATGCGCACATCAAGTTCTTGTCATCGCACTTTTTCGACTGCGGCATGTGTTCCGATTTCTTCCACATCGTCCGTCGACCACCTCGGCCTGCAGGACTGACCGAAGAATCAGCAGAAGCGCAAAAGAATTCCGGTTTCCTGGCGTTTCACCCTCGTAGAGTAGTAACAGCACACATTCAAACCTCTCAATCAGACCTGCCTGATACACATCCCGCCGCCGCGGGGAAAGCACACTGCTGGATGGACATCACTCATTTCAAGTGCCCATTGGCGGAAATGGGGCATCACGCCACGCAAACCGCGCGGGTATGTTTGGCCCCCAAGGCCTGTCTTGACTCTTCAGGTGGATCCGTTCCATGCATGATGTATAAAACGCGTACGCGGAGGGAACGAATGAAGATGGCTGATCGGACATGCAGGGTGCCGATGCTCTGCTTTCGTCGAGCTTGCGTTTCCACTGGGACTTGTATTGGTCCTACGTCTATGAACTGGCTGTAAGCACACGGAAATGGCTGCACAACATGGTGAACGTGTCATTTGACATGGTACAGCAACATGCAAATGTCCACGAGAACCCATAATTCCGAGCTCAAATGAGCTTCAGGGCCATCCGCGGACCTTTGCCAGAAAGGACATCCGAAGAAGATGCTCATATTCAGCTCTTCCTGTCTTTGCACAAGTTGACGGGCGATGCTGACGTGGAGCAGCATCATGATCCCTCGCTTCCGCTCGTCCAAAGTTTCCCGACCTTGTGCAGGGCTGCGACGTCTTAGGCCATCTCTCCCCCCAGCTCAGAGCGGTACACATCTATCGAGACATCTTACAGCATCTCCGCGCTCCGCAGCTCGCTCCTGTCTTGTCACGCCGGCAGTTGTGCCCTGCCGGTATTCCATGTTTGTGATTTCGATCACGCCGAGTCCCGATGTGAACAATAACAACATGGGCAACGCATCAATGAGAAAGTCAATAAGCGAGATCACATCATCAGATCATCAATGCTCGACCGAGCCATCCCGAACAGTGTTCACAGAACACGGACCAGTACGAAGCTCACGGACTGGCCGCatattatatataaagcAATTGCCTCTCCGTAGTTAGATTTTTATAgactattactactatagtaaCTAATAGTTCGTCTAAAAACGGTAATAGTAattagtaatagtaatagttagTCTTCTAGAatcttaatagtaatagtaatagttatagtaatagtaagtaTTACGTAAGCTAACTAACAACTACTAATAGTTCTTTTACTATTACTTTCACTAAGGTTTGAACAACACTGGACTGGCGGTGGTTTGAAGCGATGGTGAGGTGACATAGCTTTCGTCAAGTGTTGCTGCCTGATTTGTGCCTGATCCTCAAGCTCTCCACCCGGATAGAAGACAAGTTTTACCGTTCCACGTTCACTACTGCAGGAACCCATCTTCCGCGCTCATTCCTGCGTGAAAGCCGCCATGGACATGGACCTGGACACGCTCTGTTAATCTCATGCTGACAGGACGTGGTGGTGTGAACACAGAACCCCCGCCCTCCGCCCTTGTCGTGTAGCGAATGAGGCGATGGGCCTTGGGAGAGTGAGCAAAGTTTGTTCTCTTGTACAGGGGAGAATATACAACGCTCGTCGGCAGTCGATACGAAGATTGCGATCGTCGCTCGCATTGAACGCCATGGAGCAGGCAAAGACAAAGCGGAGGGAGCAATAAGTGGTTCCGTATGTGTGACAAACATCTTTCGCATATCTCAATGTCCAAGATACTAGAGTTTTATGCGCAGATAGGAATAGGATACAAACTCGCTCGCTTTTTTCAAATCCCCTCTCCTTTTGCAGTTTCTCTTGGAATGCAATCTTGGTCGGTTCTATACGCTGCACTCCGCTCACGAGCACGAGTTCTCATCGGTGTTGGTCTATGCGCTGGTAGTAGCCTCCGCCTTGTCCTCCAACTTGACGTTTTCCAGAT from Zymoseptoria tritici IPO323 chromosome 6, whole genome shotgun sequence encodes the following:
- the Mg84326 gene encoding Myb, DNA-binding protein (Belongs to Glycosyl transferase, group 1) — protein: MTWEATWNVLLVLALAAIAIGLLLLLTLPSTYSHQQPRFINENFFTPEDKKDAQKSGYSYYLKHRDSNGHYRVDTSIQIVVLGDIGRSPRMQYHALSLASHGASVDMIGYAGAEVHPDILRSRFITLVPITPLPSLLQGGNKFTFLLLAPLKVLWQILSLYYTLAYRTSPAKWMLIQNPPSIPTLAIAQTLSFLRSTRLVIDWHNFGYSILALRLGPSHPLVRLSELYEGFFSRHGVHAHFAVTNAMCRVLKSKWDIAALPLHDRPADIFQPLSGALRTRLLERLPGTAAHAADILAGRTRLVVSSTSWTPDEDFSVLLAALVQYSTLVDSDPTLPNIVAIITGRGPQRAQYLSRIQHLTATSQLAHCIVTTAWLSPSDYALLLGSADLGVSLHTSSSGVDLPMKVVDMFGTGLPVAGWSKFEAWPELVQEGVNGLGFESAEGLRDVLVEVFGGEGERLFELRRGAMKEVERRWGDEWMPVAGRLFQLRS